The following is a genomic window from Plasmodium reichenowi strain SY57 chromosome Unknown, whole genome shotgun sequence.
catatatttttgtgctttttttttttttttttacttgACTAAATGTGATTTAGATATACATTTTAACACGCATATAAAATTGGTTCTCCTCTCACAAGCCAAGAATACACTACCATGTGCTCCATCGCCCTAcgaaaataaagaaaaaaaaaaaaaatgtaatttAAGAATATTCTACgaatatgttataaaatattttattaatttttttgtaaaacaataagaataattttaaaatggGCACATGTCAAcctca
Proteins encoded in this region:
- a CDS encoding aurora-related kinase 1 — encoded protein: GDGAHGSVFLACERRTNFICVLKCISKSHLV